aaattataagcacttttaaataaaaataatcatacttatattataattttttttataatatctttaacaaataaatcattattttgGCATTGAATATATTTTTGAGTGTTTACATATTTTGTCATATGATTTTCTTAGGagaaaaaataacttcaataactatattgttatttattgtatcattttttaaaggttttttctactaattttacaaattttgattgattttgttaaCTAAAGTTGGACACATACATGagtagaaaatttaaaaaaaatgaaagatttcAACGTGGTTCAATGATCAATGTGATCCCTAAATTTATATAGTGTATTAACACCCAACAATCCagtaatcaaaagaaaaaaccaaaagacTATAACGGtgaaacttttgaaaaaaaacctTTCAATTACGGTTGCgctctttaaaagaaaaaaaaatccaagacaTAAGAGAGTTAAATATATTATAGGAGCAAACTCGTCattcatcatataaaaaaaaaaaaaaaagttctttgcACCCCTTCAACTAGCAAGTTAATCAGACAACTCGATCCCTACAAGCTAAACGAAGAGCTTGACTTTCGGCACCCTAAATGAAACacaataaaattgattcaagtttCACCGATGCATGTACGACAATTTCATCCTTGAATTCAACCTCCTTGTACCCTActtaaaaagaaggaagaaattcCAAACACCTTGAAGAATAGTTTAACTTGAGGAAGGAATCCTTCCACAATGGCCGCTAGGCATCGTGAGTCTCCCTCTGTCACAAAAGAAATTCCAGAGAAAGCATATGATATTACGTGTGTCTTATGGCATAATTAACCGGGCGTTTATTATAAGCGTATGggtaaatataattaattgcCAGAAATTTTCATACATGGCGGTTATGGTATAGAAAATTCAGAGTTTAATAGGTCAAGGTGTGGAAAAGTTTGGTGATTCATAGCCCACTGGCCACTGAAAACTACAGGGATAAGGTCCCTTGGCCTGCTGTTATAATTATACAAAGGGGTGACCGGGAAGGATAAGGGGGTTGTCTCTTGCTATCACATGTAAAACGACAAGCCATGGGTCATATTCTCCCTCCCATAGGTATCCACAAGTCAATGCTATGTTAAATGAAGGATCCCTTTATTCTTCTTTCATTATCCATACTTTTGAAAAACTGGCCTCCCATCAGTAATCCAAGTATCCACTTGGGGTTAGAATCTAGTtttagtttcttcttcttctactagAGTTTCGTCATACTTGGAAACCTCCCTTCTTCTCCATCTCTAAACCATATTTTTCTTGGATATTTTCCAACTTCTCCATCTCTAAACCCTATTTTTCTTGGATATTTTCCAACTTGGATTGAGAATAAAGACTTAGTTTATGATCCATAACAATCAAAGCTTTGTACTTTTGCAGTTGAGTTTGATACCATCTCAAAGATTATCCCCTTCgcaatatcattttatatatatgtaatgaCGCTCTAGGGTTTGACTAATTATTTGTCGTTGTTGTTGATGGGTGGCGATGGTGACTGGGCATGCCGTTCAAGTCTTTGCGAAGGAGTTCTACAGTATGGAATTAATATCATATACACCCATCACTCTGATTTGAAAAACTAATACTTTAGGTGATCAAGGGAGGGAAGGAGAGGAGGGGGAGAGAGGGGagaaaggaaatcattaaataaagGGTCGTGAGGAAGTCACATGCAACGtcaaaaaacagagaaaacaaatcAAGGAAAAGGAAGACAGTAAACTAAAGCGGCGCCCTAGCTGGCATTCAACACGGCCCTAGCCTCGTCACCCCTGCCCCCACGAACCCCACCTTCTCCTTTCAGTCTTTcagacacaacgtccttgtTTGTATTTTAGCTTTAGCTTTGGCTTTTCCTCAAAGGTACAGTTGCATGAGTATTGGGTTCCTTCAATCTTGGGATTTGATAAGGAGGATTGTTTGAAACCTGGCCAAGGAAACTTCCCTGTGGTGGGATATAGTAGAAGTTTGTTTTATGAAGAGAgctaaatattatgatttttcatATGGAAAAggtaatgttattttttattttttattaaattattttaaattattactaatttttctaGATAAGATGACTTAAATATagttaaattcttttattaaatatttgatttttttattttttattttttttaacaagttgATCCAAGCTATAGTGTTGTTTTATTTACGAGGCAGACGGGTatgaatttcaaatatttcCTCTAATATTtgtaattgaaattttatataaaatattgttatacACGTAAGagagaaataatataaagaaaatatggtGAAACAAATACTATTGAATTTACAcctttttaaaaagatttattcGCCATATCGtatcttttgttttcttgtgtttggtttttttcttcctttacctttattttcttgacttttttttttccctcaaatcaAACTTTGCAAGTGGCCGGGATGCAAGTGAAACACGAGGTATCCTAAACTAAGgtctaattaatttcaattttgatgataagaaaataagaaatgaaattaatattttataataagtaTATTGAGACAAAAAgatttccaaaataataaatcacatagataaatcaaataaaaaaaaccaagaaaaaagatgaaGACCTTAAATAGAAGAGCTTTGAAAACACAtttgtttaggatttttttGTAAGGTTATTGATGCACTAGGTTCATATTGCATTTACTTCTTGgatcaaaaatcatttttaagtgCTAGattgttttaaattctttaataattgaatgatttcatattttaaaattaaaaccttgagccaaataatttctaaaattgcttaaaaatgttttaagttgcTATACATCAGTTGTTGAAGGTTTAAATTAAGGTTTTTAAGCATTTTAcaatataattgatttagggGGTTAAGAACCAATTGAATAAGTTGAACTCAAACAATCGAAGGGCATTTTATGCAACCTTAACTTCCAGTAGTTGGGGTGTAGTTGATCGATTGAAGCGGAACCTCGAGGATTGAGGTCTAATTGAAGACTAGTTGAATTGGTTGTTCAATTAATTGACGGCCTCATGAATCCCAATAGTAATTTGTTAGAGCATTAAATACTAATGACTAGTAAATTAGTTGAGTTGATTGGTCGATTGACCAACTCCAAACTATATTTAATGGCTAGCTTTATCTAAACTTGTATAAAAAGACTCCAAACTTTATTGTTTTAAAGagtttaacatttgaaaatctTTCTCGATTATATTTAAGGATCAGaggagtgttttttagtgcacttAATTTCAAAACTCATATCCATTTAGTGCATCTCAATTCTAATCGATGTTGTACCTATTTGAACTTAAACTTGTACTaagatttttttagtttaattattaatcattttttttaacctttgtGAGGTGAGTTCCAAGTGTGAGATATCATTTAGgggaaaattttaaatgtgaCACATTACTTAATGTTTGTCAAATGTGAAGTATCACTTAGGAAGTTAAAAAATGAGACATCTCGTGAGAAAATTTGGTGTGCTCattagagtaaaaaaaaaattccaattgtAAAATGAATGTAAGTTGGGTTGCATCAAGCCATTATAAAATCAAGTGTTTGcaatttcttttccttggtctttttattatatatgcaattgattttcattatatttattatacattTGCACATAATTATCTCTTATATTCATATAatctaaatttgtaaaaagagaCTATTACCCCATTTATACCTTTCTCTCCACTTTTAAGGTAATCATCTTGGGTTGATCTAGTTAAACAAGTACTTTTTACTTTTGAGGTGACATCGAAAGGCTTCTTCTATTGATAATAGATTATGCTAAAGGACATAAGCATCAACCACATGGtaaatatcttttttaattcTCTTATTGATTTTTGGGAGAgcagattaaaaaaatatataataaattttggtAACACATTTGTATAAGCCATAAAATTCTCCTCATGATGATAGAAATGGAAATCagacatgaaataaatatttctattgGATaaagttttctattcttttatcatattttttgtttttcattcaattatttataaaattggagtcatataaagagaaaaatgatattaattacTTCGTATCACATATGTCATCCCTATTCATACCtaactttattatattttccataatGTAGAACCCTTGTAGATGAGTCGGGGTTAGTCAATTTTTGCTAATTAAGTTGGTGTCTTTCCACCAAATTGATAGTTAATCcattgaataaataattaatttgtcaAGTTTATCAAACTCATACCACACTACATCCTCTCACCTTAGCTCGAAAGAAGATCGTAAGGAACTCTACTTCTTGATCTTGGCATTTGGTGAAGACTCTAATTGGTGTCATTGACAATCTTCTTCGAGTCGTCTTGCTATCAATTCTCCTACATCACTCTTatcaacaaaattatatttaaatacatAATTTTCTACTAAAttctatattaaattaaatttagtttatttatttgcttcttataattttttttgtaagaattttttttgtttttttaaatatctcttatcaatttttttttatatacaatttttattaGAATGATAGCaattataataacaaataaataaaagagaaaaaaaaacaaaaattaaacttCAAAACTCGCTATCatagttttttataatgaataaagaattcaaaattttattaattttaaaataattatattatattatatatttttcaataacatAACGTTCACGTTCCCTCATCTAACAAGATTTAAATGGGGAAAGTGACAAGGAaatacttttccttttccttttccttttccttttccttgggTTTAGGTTCATTTGTCTCTTTCCATGGGCAATAAGGATCTTTGGCCTTTTCCTAAAATATCAGGCTCCGGTGGGACCAATGTGAGCATGCCAccttttctttagaattttgaaaaccaagCGACCCCCTTTCTACATGGTGGGATGGGAATGATATCTAGGATTGGCTTCACCCTATTggttatcaatttttattttttaattattttttttcccaatcttATGACTTCAACTCAATGCCTTTTCTTCCCTTAcaatttttggtttctttttcttgtgtgaaaaaaagaaaagggatggGGATGAGTCTACCTACCCCCAACCCTACTTTTTGTGgcctcaaatttaatttcatgtaATTTGACTAAAATTTCAAGGACATTGACAACTTCACAATGGGTTTCTTGGCAATTTTCTCCACCAAGAGTCAAGACATTGCCCCCATTTTCACACACATCTCTAACCCTTGATCTCATCATTGGTGGGTTTCTTTCATTTAAGCTCATTATCCATTGACTCAAGCAATAAAATGAATGGATTGAAATAGGTTTAAGTCTTCAACCATATCAATagggaagaaaaatatttttcttttaccaaAATTATCGGTTACCTAATAATCCATGCAAGGTCATGTATGAAAAGCTTGGCTTGTGTATATTTTCTTCtaagagaaaatatattttattgacaaatctttatttattttttaaatatatttctattttttgaaaaagaaaagtgagatagtttcctatttttgggTTTAATTGGGagttaaaatcataatttttaagggTAATATTGATATtgcaaaacttttattaaatataaaataattttttataccaatcaaaatagagtttttataaaaagaaaaaccaattacgagtctatttgataattattttttagaacaattttttaaaaaaaatgacaaaaaaatgtttgataataaaaaattaacacagtatttaaaaaaaaatattttttagttatttttttataacattttttatttgttttctaatgaTTGTAGATattgaacttaaaaatattaaaaataggtttaaaaacgtttaaattttcaaacagacttttattttataaaatattagcaaaacggttttcaaaaaccattttcaaaaaccggtttttagaattgttttaaaaaatagttatcgaACAAGTCCAATATcgtaagatttttttaaataaaattagttaaataaatataaaaacacttattaaatttgaaaaaaaagtttcaaatttcttaGAAATCAACCCAAATAAGACGCAAAATCCATACAAAACTGTTATGGTaccatacaaagaaaaaaaaaatcaaataaacgAAACAAGGAGCatcatacaaacaaaatacaacAAGAGGTAGAGACAGGATGACTGGTATGGGAAGAATCCAATACCAAGCCAAGTTGATATCCAAAAGCAATAAGCCAAGTTAGGGGTTTGTTGGGTGGAAAAGGAGAGGGCATTCTTATGCTTAAAGCCAGCAGGGAACGGGTCCGGGTTGAGAAAAGGTGCACTCAACGGTGTTTGAAAGGACATGCTTAATTGGCTTAATTGGAAAAGGACCACAAATTGCTTTTGAACTCTCACGTTACTCCCTCTCTCAAGTGGGCCTTTTCCTCATTTCTCAAGCCTTGCCccacttttcatttatttcttctcCTAATACAGGGTCATCCCCACTGCAATGTGCCaatgcctctctctctctctctctctctctctctctctctctctctctcttctttctctctctgggCTTTGCCATGGTCCTGCAGGCCCATTGGGTCTATCCCCATAACTTATCAGTCCTTTGAGGGTATTCTCTGTCTAGGTTGGGCCAAGTTGACTAGGAAGAATGCCACCAATGCAAAGTCAGCATTAAGCCGATGCCACTacttcctttgttttcttctttggtgGTGGATGGTGGGGGAAAGGGGAATTGTTGAGACTGGTCCAAAGGCACTCAATTTTGTTCCAATATGAGACCTGTAGAATAGTTTCTAGATGGTATCAACAATGCTACAAGTCATATCGGATAGATAAGAAGTTCTCTGTcacgatatatatatatgtgaagCTTCTCTTAACTGGACAAACCTGTTTTAAATGAAACTAGATCAGACAATATGTATATGAGATAAAACAAGTCACATCCTCGTCCTAGTGTAGGGCTCGTCTATCTAGCAACCCCACATGAAATGCCTAGGCCATAATAGACCATATCTACAAGGGAGAGAGTGGATCTTTACAATATACATCAATTCCTCGTTCATTGGCTTTGGCTTATTTGACACTTACGGGGAATGAACCTCCTTAGAATGTCCGTGAAAACAACCAGCACAAACACTTATGTAATACTTCCCCATCTTCTTTTTTCCTCCAAAGCAGGAATTTCACTGAGATTGGTGTCGTGTAGCAACCTTATATCAACAATAGCAACAACTGATACACGAAATAATGAAGGGAAACATCAATGTGAATCCACCAGGAGGCTGAAATTTAAAGCCCCAGCACTGCTTTACAACCACTTTCCTCCTACTATTGTGACTCAACATAGAGTCaccattaattttctttattgagGAAGATGGTATCATGGTCCTTCCTTCATCGTCCAAGTCCTATCATAATTATTATCACAATCGGAAGACTAGTATTACTTCTGCAACTGAGGCCTTTACTACCCACATTGGAGTCAAAGCACTGAAAGCAACCATAACTCAATTGCTATGTAGTGCTTACACACATGGCTGGCACTATGACTTAACCGAGGGTCAATTCTTTTGAGATGCATTGTATTGAGTCCTAGGCCTGTCCTCCATGCTGCTAGTGCTCACCACCAACCCAATTCTAGGCACTACAAGCTTTCCTTTCTGAGCTATAAAACTGATGATGACGCTGGAAAAGGAATTGTTTAGAACTCCTCTTGGTCGATTAACACAAATTGTTCAAGTGTTTTGACCCACATAATATGCTGATATTGAAGAGTTCAAAGTCAAGCCAGGTGTGATAGCTAGCTGTTTTTGGCAACAATTTCAAGTTAACAGGCTGCCGCTTTGCCGGccattttttaaactttccCGGAAAGCCTCCGAAGGAAAGGACGTGGACTATACTGAGCCTTGTCGCAGTAtggaatgaaaatatgattgaaTAAAGGAGATGGAAGAAGACAGTTTAGCCGTCTCCTTCCCCTGCAAAGAAGAAACTAATATAAAAAGATAACCAATATTGTGTTTTAATTATGTTAGCAGGCCAAGACTATATCATACGTATGTATGTGTGGTGTCGACATTCCCATTTCCACAGTGGCTGTATAGGAGTCTTCCAATCAAAGGAGGAGGCCAATTCAACTGCCAATGCCGTATCAGTGGACTGGTCAAAGATGGAGTTTTATCTGAGTTTCACAAGTCAAAAATCTTGCCTCTGACTTTGTAAGCCAGATTGCATCTCTCAGAGGTTCTCTTCTTATATTTAAATGGAGTTCCTTGGCTTCCATTACCAAGCAAATTGAGTAACAGTTCTGCAATGGCTCCCTCTTCTCTTGTCTTTCTCTCCTTCATGCTCTGCTCTGGTCTCCTTTCTGAAGCTCGGGGACTCCCCATCTCTTCTCTTGTTACTAAGGAACTCTTTGATGGCATCTTCATACACAAGGACGACAATGCATGCCCTGCTAAGGACTTCTACACTTATGACTCATTCATTCAAGCAACAAGATGCTTCCCTACATTTGGTAATACAGGAGGTTTAGCTACCCGTAAGCGTGAAATTGCAGCTTTTCTTGCTCAAATTTCCCATGAAACTACAGGAGGATGGGCTACTGCACCTGATGGACCCTATGCTTGGGGTCTGTGCTTTAAAGAGGAAGTTAGTCCACAGAGTGACTACTGCGACTCTACCAACACTGAATGGCCTTGCTACCCAGGCAAATCTTACAAAGGAAGAGGCCCTATTCAATTATCTTGGTAATGTTACTGTTACATTACTAGTTATGAAAGTTTGTTGTGATCAAAGATTGATTTTCCTACtaacatatatataatcatGGCAGGAATTACAACTATGGGCCAGCTGGGAAGGCCTTGGGGTTTGATGGCCTGAGAAACCCAGAGATAGTGTCTAACAACTCCATGACAGCATTCAGAACAGCTCTTTGGTTTTGGATGACTGAACAGAAGCCAAAGCCCTCTTGTCACAATGTGATGGTTGGGCGATATGTGCCCACAGCAGAAGATGTTGCAGCCAATAGGACAGCAGGTTTTGGGTTGACAACTAACATTATAAATGGCGGACTTGAGTGTGGAATCCCTAACGATGGACGGGTGAATGACCGGATCGGCTATTTCCAGAGATATGGAGCACTGTTTAAAGTTGGCACTGGGCCTAACTTGGATTGTGCATATCAAAAATCCTTCTGATCATAGCCTCTCCTTTTGTTTAACCATGGCTAATACCCCCAGAACTTCAACTCCATTGTATTGAGGCCTAGCCTTGACTTTGCCCCGGAGATTTAATTTGGGAGTGAAAATATTGGATGATAATAAGAACATTGAAGAGAATTGAATGTAAGAACTACTTGTAATGAAAGCTCCTTTTTCACATACAAATGAAAcaagggaaaaataaaactatatataCTCATTTGGTGTGTATGCATGTACATCTATAACTCAGTAACAAATTCATATACTGTGAGTTTGATTTCCACCCCACAAGACAAAATGTGGAGAGATCGGAAAAGACAACTATCAAGGATGTACTGGGATTGGGCTCTTTAGTATTTGTCTACCCTAGTGATCTTCAATCTCTTTACAGTGGTCAAGAACAGCCTGCACAAAAAACAGAAGTTGGGCAACTTTAATCCATTAAAAAGAGTAGACAAGAAGTGGATGGGGGTTAAAGTGAAACTCACTCCCAAGGAACATCCCCAACCATCATCCAGTCTCCTTCCTTGTCTTCATATGTTAGCACATGGCATTTCTCAGAATGCAGAACTCCATCCACCTCAGCCCCTGCTTGAAATGAATCATTGATGATTTCTTATTGACTAGAACACTTCAACAGAAATATGTGGGACTTACAGAGAATGGTGGTGCTGAACATATCGTCAAGAGTCCTTATCAAGGCATGGTAACCGTCGTGCGCAAATAGATCGAGCTTTCGTCCAATTGGAATGCCTTCCATGTATACCTTCACAAAGAAGGTGGCATCATTGCACTTGTTTCCTTCTCCTGCCAGGGCCTTCCTGAGGAGAGTCTTTATGGGTGGCCAATCTGATTGTTGCTCCCTAACATGCATTAATATTCATGAATTAAGCATCAATTGAACATAAAAAACTGGAAATTAAGAGATAAAATGGGCACTGCTGTATGGGTTAATGCTGTTGTTACCTTGGAGTGGAAGGGCAGTAATGGTGATCAGAGGTTGAAATGCTGAGCCCAAGGCTAAGATCTGTGCTGAGGTCTCTCTTGAGCCGGGGGAAAGAAGATGCAGATGAAACAGTTGGATGGCTGCTGCTGTCAatagatgatgatgaagagTTTGTAGCTCTACCCATTGTGAATAAAGACACCCAAAACATACACCTTgagtcttgggcttaaatagaGAGAGAACCTTGGAGATAGAGAGGTGTCAACTTCGTGGGAAGGGACTAAGGAGGCATAGAGAATGAAGTTTAGGGGGGAGGGACGGGCTAGGGAGGCATATGAACTTGACCAAGAAAATCTTCAGCCTCAAATGTTGTCAGGGTAGCCGACACATACACATGTCAAGTAGGACATGACTTGATTTTACCACCTTAGCTTGCAAGTTAAATACTAGAATGTTGGCTTTTATCATCATgtcccatattttttttaacttaaatgtGATTCATATGCAAAATTTAAGAGTCTTGCCGCTAGTACTTACAGCTTCCCACATGGGTTTATAAGTAATAAGGGTCATTCTAGACATAAACTTTGGGAAACCATCTCAATAGCAAACTACAAATCAACCCTTGACAAACATTAAgacttcttttgctttcttcctttttgacTTGGGCAATGCAAATTACTGATCAAGGTTTTAATAGTTCTCCCAAAAACACAATTTTAACAAAAGTTTTTCTCTTCTCATCCATTTGAGGGTATCTTCCAAAGTATACATATCTTTAGACAACAAATTTAAAGTGCACAAGTGAGAGCAGTGGGAACCATATGGACCAACACGTTACAACCCATATAGGGTAAGGCTTACTGAACAATCTAACCTCTCCTTCCCTTTATTTTGAACCACGCCCTTCCCTTTTTCTCTCTCACATGAAGATTCAAAGCATACCATTTCTCACtctttaaattttcttgaaaagaaGTGCCCAAATTACAACATGCATTTTAATAGATTCCATCCCTCCATATTAGCCAAGAGAGCTAGCTATGCCTCCTAGCTAATGGAATTGTTGCTAGCCATAGCCGACCAACATCCGGATTACCCTGACACTTTGGTTCATTAGTTTTATAGTTGTGTCAAGCTTTTCCATATAAGAATCTACTTGGTAATGCAGTAGTAATTATATACAATCTGTGATGCATGTATATGGAAGAGAAGTGCCACTTCCTTTGCACATCTCCCTCTGAcctgaaacaaaaaaatataaaacaccAGGGCTTGAAATAATTTGTCTTGGCAGCCTCCCATTGCTGCCTGAACAAAGGCCTTGATACTTGAGAGTTCTTTTTTCACAGTAAAAGTTCATATTATATCTAACACACCCTCAAATCAATGTTCAATGTATGAGTACATCGTGTTGCGGAAAGGACCGTGGGGCATACACATTATTTAGGTGTTGATACTCGTGAGATCAAACCAGCATATCAATGTTCTTTTATGCAGAGTAATATTATATTGTCAATAGTAAATGGCTTAAAACCATAGGAGATGATGCTTCTACATACAAGAAAGACACATGGGGGGGGGGGCTTTTGAATACCCCCAATGAGAATGGATGGGTTCCTTTTGTTTCACCTAGAATTTGAAATGAGTGTCTTTAAGAAATATACCCCTTTCATTCATGATTAGTGAAAGAGTTCATTCCAAACTAGTCTCAACAAGGGTATGAACTTTG
Above is a genomic segment from Vitis riparia cultivar Riparia Gloire de Montpellier isolate 1030 chromosome 7, EGFV_Vit.rip_1.0, whole genome shotgun sequence containing:
- the LOC117917616 gene encoding chitinase 10, with amino-acid sequence MAPSSLVFLSFMLCSGLLSEARGLPISSLVTKELFDGIFIHKDDNACPAKDFYTYDSFIQATRCFPTFGNTGGLATRKREIAAFLAQISHETTGGWATAPDGPYAWGLCFKEEVSPQSDYCDSTNTEWPCYPGKSYKGRGPIQLSWNYNYGPAGKALGFDGLRNPEIVSNNSMTAFRTALWFWMTEQKPKPSCHNVMVGRYVPTAEDVAANRTAGFGLTTNIINGGLECGIPNDGRVNDRIGYFQRYGALFKVGTGPNLDCAYQKSF
- the LOC117917617 gene encoding auxin-responsive protein IAA4-like, which translates into the protein MFWVSLFTMGRATNSSSSSIDSSSHPTVSSASSFPRLKRDLSTDLSLGLSISTSDHHYCPSTPREQQSDWPPIKTLLRKALAGEGNKCNDATFFVKVYMEGIPIGRKLDLFAHDGYHALIRTLDDMFSTTILWAEVDGVLHSEKCHVLTYEDKEGDWMMVGDVPWELFLTTVKRLKITRVDKY